In the Solanum pennellii chromosome 5, SPENNV200 genome, one interval contains:
- the LOC107020612 gene encoding paramyosin, translating to MSNAGEEDNDDVLSDVEADDPVPIDIINSSSPEDVSIEKFREILAELDRERQARLAAEDSKSQLQVSFNRLRVLAHDAIKKRDEHSRQRDEALREKEEASTTAEKVTEELKEVTKQRDELCKELEEVKKAKDSMRTEMETSGSMLVSGIDKISGKVSQFKNFVAGGLPRSQKYTGLPAVAYGVIKRTNDIVEELLRQIESTAKSRNEAREQMDHRNYEIAIEVSQLESTISGLRDEVAKKASVVESLEKCIGEKDEKLSELDQEMCEKQKTLESEVGELRDLVKEYEGKLSSSESKLEMQRSLLAEQLKYVTKIHEQIYNAVKVVDPRKASELSESLFLAQEMDMEENIRAVLAGLESIYEMSEFVLQKTRDLLEEKSHEVKSLNESVSQLVKEKEQIGSLLRSALSKRISVDLSSKTNELFKIAENGLREAGINYKFNNYVGDGKITASDNKMHAANTEEDEVYALAGALENIIKQSQVEIIDLKHTVEELREESSLLKEHVETQAKELSQWKQRVEELEEKERVANENVEGLMLDITAAEEEITRWKVAAQQEAAAGKAVEQECAAQLVAVRQELEAAKEAVLESGKKLKFKEETADAAMAARDAAEKSLRLADLRASRLRDKVEELTRQLEELDGRETSTTGLNRPRYMCWPWQWLGLDSVGMRRVETQQEGANEMELSEPLL from the exons ATGTCGAACGCCGGTGAAGAAGATAACGACGATGTATTGAGCGACGTAGAGGCCGATGATCCGGTACCTATTGATATAATTAATTCTTCCTCACCAGAAGATGTCTCAATTGAGAAATTCCGTGAGATTCTCGCCGAGCTGGATCGGGAGCGGCAAGCTCGATTAGCCGCTGAGGATTCTAAATCGCAGTTGCAAGTTTCGTTCAATAGATTGAGAGTTCTCGCTCATGATGCGATCAAAAAGCGGGATGAGCACTCGAGACAACGCGATGAAGCATTGCGGGAAAAGGAAGAAGCTTCGACAACAGCTGAAAAGGTAACCGAGGAATTGAAGGAAGTAACTAAGCAGAGAGATGAATTGTGTAAGGAGTTAGAGGAAGTGAAAAAGGCAAAAGATTCGATGAGAACTGAGATGGAAACTTCAGGTTCAATGTTAGTTAGTGGAATTGATAAGATATCTGGAAAAGTTAGTCAATTTAAGAATTTTGTAGCTGGTGGATTACCTAGGTCACAGAAATACACAGGATTACCAGCAGTGGCTTATGGGGTGATCAAAAGGACGAACGACATTGTAGAGGAGTTATTGAGACAGATTGAATCAACAGCAAAGTCAAGAAATGAAGCCCGTGAACAAATGGACCATAGGAATTATGAAATTGCAATTGAAGTTTCACAGTTAGAGTCAACGATTAGTGGTTTGAGAGATGAGGTTGCAAAGAAAGCTTCTGTTGTTGAGAGTTTAGAGAAATGCATAGGTGAAAAAGATGAGAAATTGTCTGAATTAGATCAAGAGATGTGTGAAAAGCAAAAGACTTTGGAGAGTGAAGTGGGTGAATTGAGAGAtttggttaaggaatatgaaggtaAGTTGAGCAGTTCAGAATCAAAGCTGGAAATGCAAAGATCATTACTTGCTGAGCAATTGAAATATGTTACAAAAATACACGAACAGATTTATAATGCTGTTAAGGTTGTTGATCCCAGAAAGGCATCTGAGTTGTCGGAATCCTTGTTTCTTGCTCAAGAGATGGACATGGAAGAGAATATAAGGGCAGTTTTAGCAGGATTGGAATCTATATATGAAATGAGTGAATTTGTTCTGCAGAAAACAAGGGATTTGCTAGAGGAGAAGAGCCATGAAGTGAAAAGCCTAAATGAGTCTGTTTCTCAgttagtaaaagaaaaagaacaaattgGGTCTTTACTTAGAAGTGCTCTTTCAAAGAGAATTTCAGTGGATTTgtcatccaaaacaaatgaattgTTTAAGATAGCAGAAAATGGATTGAGAGAAGCTGGGATAAATTACAAGTTCAACAATTACGTTGGTGATGGTAAGATCACTGCTTCTGATAATAAAATGCATGCAGCAAATACTGAAGAGGATGAAGTATATGCTTTG GCTGGTGCATTAGAGAATATAATTAAGCAGTCTCAGGTTGAGATCATTGACCTTAAACATACTGTTGAAGAGCTAAG GGAAGAGTCAAGTTTACTCAAGGAACATGTGGAAACTCAAGCAAAGGAACTCAGTCAATGGAAGCAACGTGTGGAGGAACTTGAAGAGAAGGAGAGGGTGGCAAATGAAAAT GTTGAAGGGCTTATGCTGGACATCACTGCTGCTGAAGAAGAAATTACACGATGGAAAGTAGCTGCACAGCAAGAAGCTGCTGCAGGTAAAGCTGTTGAGCAAGAGTGTGCAGCGCAG TTGGTTGCTGTACGGCAGGAGCTTGAGGCAGCAAAGGAGGCTGTACTAGAGTCCGGAAAGAAGCTAAAATTCAAAGAAGAAACAGCTGATGCAGCCATGGCTGCAAGGGATGCGGCTGAGAAATCATTGAGACTGGCAGATTTAAGAGCATCGAGGCTGAGGGATAAAGTGGAAGAGCTCACCCGTCAGCTTGAAGAGCTAGATGGCAGGGAAACATCAACAACTGGTCTAAACAGGCCAAGATACATGTGCTGGCCATGGCAATGGCTTGGCTTAGATTCCGTAGGTATGAGACGTGTAGAGACACAACAAGAGGGTGccaatgaaatggaactttctGAACCTCTTCTTTGA